TCTGCCCGCCGCTTGCCCATCTTCCACTGCTTGTCGTCCAGGCAGCTGAGGAAGTGCTGGAAGCCCTCGTACTGCGACAGCACCGGGTGGCTGGTCATGTGGTCCATCCAGAGGATCAGCCTGCGCTTGCGCTTCTCAATGAAGTCCTCCTCAAAGCGGCCCGTGGCCTGCTTCTCGGGCAGGTGGGGCACCGAGATCACGGTGAACTTGTGCAGCAGGCGGTTGTAGAGCCAGTCGAAGTGCTTGTAGCGCCGGTAGACTGGTGAGCCCACGTGGCTGGGCGTGAGTTTATAAGAGATGTAGCTCTTGATGCCCTTGAACTTGGTCTGCTTGGTGGGGTCTTCCACAGAGCAGGCGAAGGGGTGGGGGCTGGCCCTCCACTGGGGGCCTTTGGGACCCATCTCGATGTAGTAGGCCTCAGCGATCTTGGCCATCATGGGCACGTCGCCCAGGATGAAGGCCTCCACCCCCGAGCGGACGAAGCAGGAGAAGCGGTTCAGATTGCGGCCCACCACGCTCCCTCGCTTGCCGGAGGCCGTACTGTCCTGCCGCTCCAGGGGTGGCTTGGGCCGGAAGCTGATGTGTTGGTTGGGATAGGCGCCGGGATAGGAGAGGTTGAGAGGGGGGTGCCCGTTGGTACTCAGCCCGACGCCGCGGGGCTCCTCCACCACGGTACCCCCGTCATCCCAGTCGTCCCAGTCCTCATCATCATCTTCAAAGCTGCCCTGATGGGAGAGGATGCCAGGGTTGGCCACGGGGGTGACGTAGAAAGAAGTCTCATTGTTGGGAGAGCTAGCTGGACTGTTAGAGTAGTCCATGTAGTTGGAGTCCGACCGAGATCGCAGGATCTCCACGTAGGAGGCGGGGAAGAGCCCGGTCTCCCCACGGCTGTTCTTCCCTTGCAGCCATCCGTCCAAGGAGGTCTCGCTGAAGACCACCAGCTCCTCGTCCTGCTGGATGCTGATCTCCTCTTTGTTTTCACTCTGGAAGTCATAAAGTGCTCGGCCTTTCAAAGCCATGGCTGGAGGCGGATGATTTTGGTGGGgaaaggcagggaggaaggggTGCAGCTCAGAGCCCAGGTCAATCTAGCTAGGGACGGGGCCTTCTGACATGCACAGCCAGGAACACACAGACTCGGTCACCGAGGATGCACAAAGACCCTGCCCCTTGGCCCTCAACACAGAAGTTCAAGTGCGGCCCTTGCATTCCACAGAGTCTCACCCCCTGGCGGGAAGTGACATAGCCCAGAGAGGAGTCGGAACAATCTTCTCCGGCGGGGCCCCGTCCTCGGGGACAACACAGGCCCAGAAGGGAGTCCTGCCAGGACACCATCGCCCGTCACACTCTCATCTCACAGTCTCCATCTGGCTTCTCTGTTTCCCACAGCCTGCTCTGGGCAGCGATCTTACATCTCTGTCCTCACTAGGCCTTccaaaagaggggggaaaaaaacgaCACTTAGAGACCAGCACTGTGGAGGCCAGGAAGCTAAAGAATGCACTGTTAAGTGGGAACAGTGCCCCAGAAAAAACTTGTTTAAAATGACAGAGCACTAACAGCTCCCTCCCTCCGAAGCTCCTTTCTGGTGGGTTTTCTCCGGGAGGAACAGCTTAAGAAGCTTTTGCTTTCTGCCCTTTCCTCTTCTTAGGAACTGGGGgtttaaaaaattccaaaaagcCCAAGAGGGGCAAAGGAAAGCCTAAGGAGGCTGAAAGCGATCCAAGGGTGGACGCCTCCCTCCCGCTTCCCAACAAGATCCCgggcaaaaaaacaacaacaatccaaGGCTTACACAAGAACTCGGGGAAATTCACGTGAACTTTCAGATCAAAACAGAACAAGCAGCAAATGTGGATCCAGGGGAACAGCGGCTCGGGGAGGCTCCCCTGGGCCCCGGGACCCTTGGCTTGGACCCCGGATCTCCTCAGAACCCCCGAACCCTTAAAACCCCCTCCTCCCGGCCGGGGGAGGGAAGCCGAGAGGAACCAAAAAGCTCTCGGAGGAACCCTCGGCAGGATTCTTTTGGAATCTTTTGTTAGCTTAATTCTTGGTCAGTTTCCACCCGCCTGAAACTGACTCGCAGCAAAGAGCCGGGAACTTGGGAGTCAGAGCAAAGTACGCGGAGGAAAGCCCCGGATCAAATCAATCATTAAAACCCGGACCAACCAGCCCAGCCCGCGGCCGCGGCGGTGGGCACAGGCCCTCCCCCAGATCCGCGCCGAGGGAAACAGCCCCCACTCACAGCCACTCGCCCGGCGCCGTTTCTCGAAAAGAGGCAGAGGAGTCTGGGAAGCGCCGGGATCCCGCCGGCTGCTCTCCGGGCCCGCCGCGCAGCGCTGGGCACGGCTCCCCGGGCAGAGGCACCTCAACAACCAACTTTGCAACGACTACAAGAAGCTAGTTAAAAAAAGCGATTCCGGGTTCTGGCGTCCAGAGGGGGAGGGAtgactggagggggagggagggagagagggatggatgAGGGGAGGGCGGCTCGGGCGGAGGGCGGGGGGAGAGAGCCGCCACAGGAGTTCTGCACAAACAGAGGCGCTTCCGCCGGGACCGAGGCTGCGGAGCGGAGCGGGACGCGCCGGGGCGGCGGGGCGGCCTCTCCCGGCTGCCCACCTGCGCTCACAGCCCTCGGGGCGCGCGCCTGGCTCCGGGGCTCCCCTCACTCCATCTTGTGGCCATAAATACGCCTCGGCACGCCCGCATTCTCCCCCTCGGGGAGCCGCTCCGGGAAGCTGCGAGGGGAAACAGGAGCTGGGGGTCCGAGAGGGGGGAGTGGCGAAGGGGGCCGGCGGGGAGCCGATCCTGCCCCCCGCAACTTCCAGCGGCTGCAGGCGCCTCGGGAAGGGAGCGAGCGCTGCCGGCGCGGAGGCGGCGTCCGGGCTCCTGCTCTTCCTAGCCTGATCTCCCGGGATCCCGCAGAGCAGTGGCCCGCACACCCACACCGGTCCCGGGGCTGGGCCGCTAGACGAGAGGGGCCTGCCGGGCTCCTCGCCTCCCACTCCCCGGGTCACCCTCCAGCCTTTTCCATGACGCAAGAGGAGGAGAAACTCCGAAAGTTTGCCGAGCTCGGGAGCAGGAGGAGGGAGAACGGGCAGAGCGCCCTCTAGAGGCAGCCGCGGGTGACAGCGGGAGCGGGGGGTAGCGACTGCCTCCTGGCTTCCGCGAGCGGGAGTGGAGGCCAGGGGGATGGCTGCATGACAGGTGTCCGTCAAAATCAGAGT
The DNA window shown above is from Sminthopsis crassicaudata isolate SCR6 chromosome 2, ASM4859323v1, whole genome shotgun sequence and carries:
- the SNX33 gene encoding sorting nexin-33; amino-acid sequence: MALKGRALYDFQSENKEEISIQQDEELVVFSETSLDGWLQGKNSRGETGLFPASYVEILRSRSDSNYMDYSNSPASSPNNETSFYVTPVANPGILSHQGSFEDDDEDWDDWDDGGTVVEEPRGVGLSTNGHPPLNLSYPGAYPNQHISFRPKPPLERQDSTASGKRGSVVGRNLNRFSCFVRSGVEAFILGDVPMMAKIAEAYYIEMGPKGPQWRASPHPFACSVEDPTKQTKFKGIKSYISYKLTPSHVGSPVYRRYKHFDWLYNRLLHKFTVISVPHLPEKQATGRFEEDFIEKRKRRLILWMDHMTSHPVLSQYEGFQHFLSCLDDKQWKMGKRRAEKDEMVGASFLLTFQIPTEHQDLQDVEDRVDAFKAFSKKMDDSVLQLTNVASELVRKHIGGFRKEFQKLGNAFQAISYSFQLDPPYSSDALNNAISHTGKTYETVGEMFAEQPKNDLFQMLDRLSLYQGLLSNFPDIIHLQKGAFAKVKESQRMSDEGKMDQDEADGIRKRCRVVGFALQAEMNHFHERRVLDFKHMMQSYLRQQILFYQRVSQQLEQTLRMYDNL